Genomic window (Lycium barbarum isolate Lr01 chromosome 2, ASM1917538v2, whole genome shotgun sequence):
TTATAAAGAGCTACAAATCCAATATTGACCCAAGAAGATTGAAGATGCGTTCCGTGCTCTTACATACTCTTTTTTtcacttcatttttttctttattttttctccttttgaagagAGGATCGGATTGGGGAATGGAAAGGTTTGGAGGGTCAATATAGATGATGATTAtatgaatctttttttttcttttgtaaaaaaGATGATATCTTGATATAATACTAAATTCGTAGTTTCTTAAATGCGCAAATGCTGTTGGATCTATTAAAATCTAAATGTCAAATAGATTTAGCACTTAATCAATTTATGCTACATGTTGTAACGTCAAATTAACAATTTTACATAATTGTTCGTTATACATTTTCTTTTGTGAATATGCAACGTGCTACGTTTTCTACAAATGGGACTTGATTCATTTtaaaaagcaaaaaataaaaggagaaaaGAGAGAATGAGGATTTTACTTTTAACGAGTGAGCTTGCGAATAGGAAAGATGAATAAAGGAGGGAGTTAGGGGTTCATTATCAATCTATTGTAAATAAGTTCACCTGAAAAAATTGTTTCCTACACTAATAAATACCAATATTTGAGCAACTCATTGAAAATGCATAAAGATTGTCTTATATAGCTAGCCTACTTGATAATCACGCGTTGTATTTGATTATTCGTAAATATGGGAGAAGTAATGAAGTTATGAGTTTCaaaatattttatgtatataacgAATTATGTCAAAACACTTATATTGCTCTCGTCCATTTTATGCGCTTCTTAGTAGGACCGCGGTTATCTGAAGTGAATTATTAGCTCACTTGATCACTTGAGATTATTATAAGCTAGATCCATAAGTTGTGGTGATGCATTTCGTTTCTCCACTCCCCTCAGTAAACCTATTTAAATATCCATATATTTATAGCCATGGTGAGGTTTAATTCTGATTAGAGCATTGAGCTAGGCTTTAATTATCTTGGTGAAGAAAATTTATTCATTTTCGCAGGATCATTAAGaaattacaaaatatatataactCTTGTTATAATTAAGCTGACATGGTGACTTGCGATTGTTATGATAGATCCTTAAGTTGTAATGATGCATCCACTGACTAAATATATAAACTAATATGCATTAataattatttataaaatatttaatatacaaaaaaaaaaaatacatatatcacCTATAATATTGGAAGGCGGCTATACTTTTTAAATAACCTttatttctccacatccatgatTGGTTTTATCTGGGCAAAAAGTCaatagtcataatcataattatgCACCAAGTTTTGCACTAAATGAGCCATCATGACATGCCAAGAAATCACAACTGAAAACAAGACATTATCAACACAACCACTTACAAAAAGCAAACCAAataggaaggaaaaaaaaaaaaaaagtgttaagGAAGCAAAAGGGGAAGGGGGGGATGGGTAGGCACTGCCTCTATCCTGACTTCATTAATTAAATAACGAAATAACTAAATATTGCAACAACCCCAGAAACTAACAAGGGGATAAATGGTGACAAAGTTAGTGATGATGATGGATGTGAAGTTGTGGCAGTGCCGGAGCCGGATGAAGGTGCGGTGGTGGAGCCACCTCCACCGCCGCCACCTGCGGCTGCTGCCACGGTGACGGAGAGCTTCATGCCGCCACTGCAATGGCCCGTTACGCCACAAATGAAGTAATGAGGGCCGGCAGTCTTGAGAGGAATAGTGGTGGAGCCACTACTATCGGACGATATGGAATTTCCAGAAGTGCATGACTCGTAGTCACTTGAACTTACTTCATCCACTGTGTGTCCACTTGGATACTTGAAAactgcaacaacaaaaaaattacTATTACTGCTACTACTATTACGAGTTTAAGAATTTTTATACTACTGGATCACGTAAAAAATAATTACAGATAACTTTTTATCATAAGTGAAACTAATAGCCTGAATGGAGTATAACGACCTGCTATACAACAGATTAAAGTATACTAATAGTATACCTTAGGTTATTAATGTATATTAGTTAATCcgtctgtcccaatttatgtgataatcCTTCATTTTTATTCTGTAATTACGgtgtatatttagggtaaattttctgtgttcatatacatatattaacttttgaacaccctgaacatatattacagtgtACATTTAGGTCCAgttatttttccgaacaccctggaTCCGTCACTGATTCTGTGACAAAAATAGTGTCACCTTTCTAAATTTAGATAGTACAATTTAACTTTGAATGATTTATTGCCACACAAATGCTCAAGGCTTGTTTTATaccatgagtttttttttttaaaataataaatattaaACTTGGTGTCTAGCCTATTGACACAGGAATAATTGGGACAATTCTTACTTAATATTTTCATGTAAAAAGATACTTTAATTTCTTGATTTGCGAAAAAAGAAATATGGTCTACACATGGAGGAGAAAACTTACCAAGTGAATCACCCACTTTAAAAGTTTTTCCTTTTGCCCAAGTGGCATAATTTCCACTAAGTGCCCACCCAGCTGAGTCCCCAACAGTATGAACTGTGGCCAAACTTGGAACAACACAACAGACGAACAAAAACGAAACAAGAATCACAGCCCCAGATTTTCCCATGTTGCTTTGTGCTTTCTTTAAGGAAGAAAGATAGAGAGCTGGTTTTCTTAATGTGAGGTTTAATTTGACTGAAGAAGCCTTTGATTGGATTTTCTTATATAATGGAATGCACTGAAAAGGAAATGGAGTAGGTCACTTAATTTTTTGTAATGGGGTGCACTATATAGTTGTAAAGGAGATGTCACATAATTTCAGTTTGAGACACATATACCTAATGCCTTGAAAAAGTGGTCTCTTTTAGTCTTTGTTTTCTAGCCTTGAAGAATGAGGTTGGTGAAATCAATCATGTAGTTAAGATATTCTTGTTTGGCTGATCAAAACATGAGGTTCAAACATTACATATGTGAAATGCGTAGAGAAGAAGTCATGTAGAATCATATATGTTTGACCATTTTCACTATGTTAAGTAGTTACTAAATTACTCCACTCCAATTCCTACCCGACTCCCAagaatatacaacaacaacataccaagtaTGTTATCACAAGTGCGGTATAGGAAGGATGaaatgtacgcaaaccttacttcTACCCTCGAGGTTGTTTCCGCTATAGGGGTTCAATTTGAATCCCTTCGTTGGAATATCTTAGTGAACAAATagggaaaaaataatttttcatatgAATATAAGATTATGAACCCTTGACATAGGAAAAGtagttcaaaaattattttagatcgcaaattccaatttttttgaattttgttATTCAAATTTCTGACTCTGCTATTAGTTAGGTTGAAGATCACTTTTCGAGCTACTTCATGGAATTTCAtctataaaatatatatatgaactaTCTTTATGTTAGGAGTAATGACTGGTACAGAGATTTCGGGTAATATTAGATTGGTTTGATAATAGTAGCTAGAATAAAGTGACACAATATATTATTCGAAAGGATTTGTAAAGTACCAAAGACATGCAAAGGTTCCACTCACAAAGAAACTACACACACTTTTTATTCATTTGATTTTATGAATGGACTTCTTTCTGCAAAAATAGAAAAATTGACACTCTGTTTTGGTTTGAGGGATCGTCGCTTTCGTATAAACTTACAAAATATTCACCTAACAATTCATCGAAATGGTGTAAAGGTAAGTGGGGGGTCCCACCACATGCCGACCTCAATAAAGTGTCATCATTcttttttccttcttcctttcaattttttcaatttagaaaaaatatacatattttttgCATATTAACTATGTATAGTACGAAAATAGTCTAATACAATTCTAAGAACTTTTTATCTCACTAATAGGGAAAAGTCCAGAGAGTATTTGATCTATACTTATTTTTCACACTATTAAACAAGCAAGGAAAAGAAAGTTCACAGATGTTAAGGCTACGATTTAGACGATGCAAATTCTAACTCGTGATATTATGATTCAAATTATTATATCTATGAAATACCACGAAGCCAAGTGTACAACGTGATCTAGAAATACCACAAAAAATAAATTAGCTCTCATAAAACGACCCGCGATTGAGACAATCTAACAATAGTTTAGAAGTCAAATCCAAATTGTTATCATTGGTATCATTCTCAAAGTTAATTTTCCTTTAATCATTTCGTGTGATGAATGCTTTACTTTATTTCTCCTTCGACTTTATCCACAAACGATTATTTTTCATTTGACTCACATCGATGGTGCCAACTTATTTAGGATCGAGTCTTCGAATTAAGCATTTTGCTTTGACAACTACACTTCTACTTTTACGTGGAACAACAGAAATTAATTGATTGATATTTTTAAAAAGTAGTACTTGAAGTTAGTTGAAAAAATGTATTTGGAagttaaagttgaagttttgtgaatgGAAACTTAAGAAAACTACTAAACCTATTTTTCAGATTTTAAATTTCATATTTCAAGTTTGAAGTTGAAATAACAGGTAAAATTAATTAGAagaaacacctatttgaaatgaTTTCCAAATATTATTTCAAATTCTTGAAACAAGATCTATGGACCAACGAGTCCTTAAGAGAATTAGAAAACTAATTTTGTTGGGGTCGTTAGGCTCAACAGGGTCAGGCCCGCTGCTCCCCTCTTGCGCCTGCTCCTTTAGTTGCCCTAATTCCAAGATGATTGTTTGCCAGTGAAGTAATAAGATAGGACGACCAACAAGGATTGTGTTGGGATATATGATCCTTTATCCTTTATCAGAAGTCTCAGGTTTGAGCCCTGTATATGGGAAAAATCTTGTTAGGGAGCGTTTTCCCTTAAATGGGCCTTACGCCTTACGCGGCATGAATCCGAATTAGTCAGGGTCCTAACGCGCGTATCGCACACCgagtgggaaaaaaaaaaaatcggacgAATTAAGCACTTTACAAAAAAACAAATCCAAATTTTCTAGTTTTAGTAAAGATCAACAATATTAACCAAAAAGAAGAACTCTCTGACCTGGGATTCGTAGGTTTGGCCAATTATAGCAATGGCATCTAGTCCAATGTTACATCTCACCTGAAATTTTGGTAGCAGTTCAACATCACTCTAATCTAGTAGGTTTCCTTTTGTCTTTGATGAGTACCTTCTTTAACAGATCTTAAGCTCTAACTATTGTCAAAGTAAAAGCTAGAGGCGGATTCATATTTGAAGCTTATGAGTTCATACAACAATCTAAAGTTAATATAAAAGAATAATTGGGTTCAAAGATATTTAGTGAATATCTTAATATGTATACAACGTCTGACGGAAAGCTATTGGGTTCACGTGAACCCATACGTTACACTGTACATCCACCTCTATCAAAACTAGGAAGGTGTCACACACTCCAAAACTTACATGCATGTATAATGGCAGAACTGTAGGTTAAATAAAGCTAATTCAAGATGGGTTGAACAGGCCAAATGAGGAAAGTATGTGCACCAATAACAGCTTGATGTAGGTGATTTCTATAGAAATGTAAAGTTCATACACTTTAAGTGCCCACTTGTGAAACTTACCTTGAAACAAATATTTATAACAACTTTCCATCTTCTTAAAGCAATGAACTCCTAAAAGGATTTAATCACCAACTTTTATACATGGACAAGATAAAAGTTTATAAAACCATCCCCTTTAGTTTGCTTATAGCATCAGCTTCCACTGCCAAAACTATGAACTTTTCATTTCTCTATTGGCAGCCCTTGGTCAGAAGAGAGTGATACTGCAGGGAAGAAGGGAAAGAATGAAAAACGAAAAGAAACAACTGAGCGACTGCAATTCCCGTAGAGAGGAAGGGAAGGTGGACCGAAAGAAACCATAACAGGAAAGATTAAAGACACAAAAGGtacttgaaaaaagaaaaagaatggaaCGGGTGGCTGCAAGGGGCGAGGAAACTGGCATGAGCAGGCTGCCATAGCCTTTCTACACACCTCACATTATAAAATCCACGGCAATCAGACAGGACGATTGAATTTGGAGCAGGTTGAATAGTTTTGGAAAGTAATCCCAGAGACTATCGTATAGTTCAGGAGCTATACTCGGTGAAATTTCTAAACCCCACAAAGCTATTGGCATGAAGCACCACGATGTGATGCTAGAGCAACTTCAGAATTTAAGTTTCATTGAGTTAGCAATATTTGGGGTCTAAAAGAAACTAAGAAGGCTGCTCTTTTTTCACGTCAAAGCAAACGGTCACCATGTTATCCATTGATATTTCACCTTAGAGTTCCGCACATTCTAGTTGATATACTACGTCGAAGGAGAAGAGCAAATTGGTTTTAAAATCATCACCCCACATAATTTTGTTGGTGTAAGACAGTGAAAAATGGAAGATTTAAGAGGCTCCCTATCTTCCAACTTAGTGGAAGCTTAGCATTCCCCTTCCTCCAACTATGTAATAATAAAAAGTTAGAAGGTCTCAAACTGAGGAATGACAAGTTCCTAAATGTTAGCCTCATAATAATTAAAAATTTATAATCTGATCTAGGGTTCTAATGATTGGTGAAGGTTGGAGAAGTAAAGCAGTCGATTCTACAAAGTGGATTTTCAGCTTGTAAGCAGTAATAGGGCTAAAACTTACTGTCCATGTTAGGGGCTAAATAGATGATGTTTGAGCCCACATTGCTAAGAACTTTGAACCTTATGATTTCATGAAGGACTTGAAGAAATATGGGTGAGGCACAATAAAGAAGAATATGAGCCCCTACTTTTCGAAGTTGGATTGTCGGAACATATAATATGCATTAATCATACACAGTTCTATTTGTATCATCAAAGAAAACCTCCATCGGTACTCTCAAATGGCATTCTCAGTATAAAACAATGTCTAGTTTAAGTGTTATCTCCTGTTACAAAAGTTGTGACATTTATTTGGGTAAAGAAGACATTTCTTATTATTTGGTAGCGCAGGATCTAGCCCGACTTAATCTACCAATGTAGCTACGTTTCCTTACTTGTCTAACATAGTAGATCACACTTTGCCAACTCCCCAAGATAACAGGATTCTGAAGATTtctttatcttttcattttgattATGGAGAATGAGACACTAATaaagaaaactttaaaaaaaaaaaaaaatgggggtaggggaagggaaaGTGGGGAAGGAGATTACAAGGTGGGGGATCGAATCCTCATCAACAAGGAataagttcaggtagccaaccaattgAGCTACTGAGATTCCCCTAATAAAGAAAACTTTAGTTTCTataattaatttgaaaaaaaaaaaagtttgagcACTGCCGGAGGTGGAGAAGGTTTTACTCATGTCTAATGAGTTATTATTACAAATCAAGCACTATGTGGCAGTTAAGCTTCAGTTGAGATTTCAATGACAGGGAAGTAGAGGACTTTGTCACTTACTTCAGATGCTGGAGCCCTTCCAGATTATTCAAAAGAAACAGGATACTCTCAGTTGGGCAGCAAGTAAAGACAAGAGTTTCTTTGTCAACTTAGCTTACTAATGAAGCAAGCTGATCAATGGGATGATAACTGGCCTTGGAAGCCGATTTGGAAGACGAAGGCACCAAGGCAGCATGTTTTGGGTGGGCTGCCTCATGGGGGCCTGCCTAACACAAAACAGCTTGCATAAAAGAGGATTCCTATTGTGCAATAGAAGCTATTTATGTAAGAATGACCAAGAACAGCAGATCACATCCTCCTACACTGCAAAGTAACTAGACAATGCTGGAATTTGTTACTAAATATCTGTGGAATCTATTGGGTAATGCCACTAGAGATTTGATGGAATGCTGGAAACATAAGAGAACTGCTAGAGCATTGAAGCAGATATGGAGGACCGAACATCCCTACTTGTATATTCTGGACCATTTggctaacaacaacaacatacccagttaaaTCCCACaaaaagtggggtctggggagggtagagtgtacacagaccttacccctaccttgggaggtagagaggttgtttccgggaGACCCTTAGTACAAGGACCAGCAATTCAAAACAGTAGAAAAATCCATGGAAAAATACTATAAAAACATGATTTCTGGACCATTTGGCTAGAGAGGAACAAAACATGCTTTGAAAGTCGGAAGAATCAAATCTCCAGAATCAATGATAAATGCCTCCAAAATTTATATTTCTGGGGTAAAAGTTGTATGGTGGATAGTCTTAGCCAACATATGGAATTTCTGGACTTACTTGGAAGAAGGGTGTAACTGACTGCATGGCTGGATAGTCTTAGCCAATATATGGATTTTCTAGACTTACTTGGAAGAAGAATGTAATTGACTGCATGGCCATTCCCTGCAGGTCTTCTGTACTATCTTTTTAGTACCATCTTGCTACCTTAATAATAAACCTTACCTTATTCCCAAAAAAAAGGATGTGCACACGTTTTATGTGATGTCTTAATTGGTGATTCAAGACATAGGTGCTAGAACTTAAATTAGAATGAGTAAAGTTTGTCAAGGGAAAACATAAGTGCCTAAGCAGGTGATAATGCTAATAAGTGGGAAATGAAGTGTAGTGGAGAGAACAAAGCACCTTACACCATTATGAAGTTAAATTAGTACGAGAAACAGGAGAAAATATGGGCATTGGGATGTTACTTATGAACAAGAGACAAAGTAAGGTACTCTAGGGTATTGGGATGTTACTTATGGAATAGATAACAATATGAGTTCACTTAAGTAGGATAAATATGACAAGAAGGCCATTTGACAATTAATCTTGAAAAACTATGACTCAAAACTTAATACTTGTTTCAGTCATAACATTAAGGAGATGAGTGTATATGTTGGAAAATGGAGAAACAATGAAATGTCTGATAAAATAATATACGGGAAAAAACAGATAGCTATGATCTTACTCCATTGTGCTACCCCTTACCACCACTCAGTAGTGTAATATATCTGCTAAAACATCCTACTGTTACAGCAAGTTATATGAGCTATCTGAGATCAAAAGTGTGCCTGGACAATTTGACACTCAGGGGTCCTTTGTTTCTTTCGGAACGAAGATGTGTTTTCCTACTAAATTTTCTCTGATCAATTTCTTGCAGATTCAAATTGTTTTGGCTCTCAACAGAAGGTGTAGGCAGGTTTAGACATTTTTGAAATGCAAATAGGCAGCTGGTGAGGTCATCACAGTGGAGGTATCTGATGATCTATGAGTTGGACAGTGAATCGATTTAATCAAACTTATAAACAAAAAGAACAATAAGTTGATAAGAACTTTAACATATCAAATGTTGGGAAGTCCGTAATGATTCATTATTTCCCAGAGCAAATATTGTTTCATTGTAACAAGCCAGAGCACCAGCTCTGGGGAAGTCTAGGGTTAGAGGGGGGAAGTGGGGTCagggagcgtctaggttgagagtagggtcctgGAACATTGGGACTTTGACGGGGAAGTctatagagctagttaagattcttaaggagaagaagattaatatagcttgcatccaggagaccaaatgggtaggatctaaagctaaggatgtggacgggtataagttatggttctcgggtaagtcaatgtataggaatggggtaggtattttagtagatagtgagctaaGGGACCAGGCCGTAGAGGTTAGGAGGGTAAATGACCGGATGATGGCGGTTAAgttagttgtggaagggtttaccttaaacattattagtgcttacgcgccacAAGCGGGCTTGGACAGGAGGTGAAGAGACGCTTCTGGGAGGATTTTGGATGAAGTGGTGGGAGGTATACCGCCCACCGAAAAGTTATTCATAGGgggagatttcaatggacacatcggctCAACCTCGgggggttatgatgatgagcatggagGTTTCGGCCTCGGAGTCAGGAATGGAGGAGGGGTCTCACTTCTGGATTTCGCTAAAGCCTTTGGATTGGTAGTAGCCAACTCGCGTTTCCCGAAGAGGGAACAGCACTTGGTACCTTTCGTAGTTCGACAGCtgcgacgcagatagactttttgctccttagaaaagaggataaaggtctttgtaaagactgtaaggtcattccgggtgagaaccttacgacccaacataagcttttggtgatggatttggggattacgaggaagaagaggaagagggtcGCGGATGACCTGCCAAGGATCAGGTGGGGGAGTCTGACTTTGTCGAGTGCCCAGGAGATGGgcgagaagttgatggctatgggggcttgggagagtaggggggacgcgagcagtatgtgggataggacggcgagCTGCATTAGGGAAACAACTAGAGATGTCCTGGGAGTCTCGAGAGGTCGCCGTGGTAGGCGAcgtggggactggtggtggaatggagaagtccaggaaaaggtggaagcaaagaaagtgGCGTACGCGAGGTTGGTAGACAGCAAAGATGAGGAGGAGAAGCGGACGAATAAGGAAACATATAAGATTGCGAGAAAGGAAGcaaagttggcagtttcggcggcaaaaacggcagcctTCGAACGTctatatgcagaactagaggacaaaggcggggataagaagttgttcaggctagccaaggtgaGGGAAAGAAAGGCACGGGACTTGGATCGAGTAAAGTgcgtcaaggacgaggatggcaaagtattggtagaggaagctctcattagacggagatggcagtcatacttccataaactcttgaacgaggaaggtgagagagacattgtgttgggagatttggagtactctgagaggcgccgcgactttgggtattgtaggagtataaaggtggaAGAGGTTAAGGATGCTGTTCgaaggatgcgcaggggaagagctaccggtcctgacgagatccctggggagttttggaagagtgcgggcagggcaggtttggagtggttgactggattgtttaatgttatttttaagacGGCGAAAATGACtgaggaatggaggtggagtatgatggtcccttttcatcgacctagaaaaggcttacgacaaagtgccaagagaggtgttatggagatgcttggaggccaaaggtgtacctgtagcgtacactagggcgatcaaggacatgtatgagggagccaagaccagggtaaggacagtgggaggagactcgaagtacttcccagtggagatggggttgcaccaaggatcagctcttagcccatttttatttgctctagtgatggattgtctgacgcggcgaattcaaggtgaggtgccatgatgtatgttatttgcggacgacatagtcttgatcgacgagacacgaagcggagtgaacgctaagctggaggtctggagacaaactctggagtctaaagggttcaagttaagtaggaccaagacagagtacatggaatacaagttcagtgacgtgacacatgagtctggcgtggaagtgaggcttggtacccaggtcatcccaaagaaaagaagtttcaaatatctcgggtctattatacaagaaaatgggaatattgatgatgatgtctcacatcgtattggcgcagggtggatgaaatggaggcttgcttcagaagtgctgtgtgataagaaggtgccactaaaacttaaa
Coding sequences:
- the LOC132627573 gene encoding blue copper protein-like; this translates as MGKSGAVILVSFLFVCCVVPSLATVHTVGDSAGWALSGNYATWAKGKTFKVGDSLVFKYPSGHTVDEVSSSDYESCTSGNSISSDSSGSTTIPLKTAGPHYFICGVTGHCSGGMKLSVTVAAAAGGGGGGGSTTAPSSGSGTATTSHPSSSLTLSPFIPLLVSGVVAIFSYFVI